Proteins found in one Takifugu flavidus isolate HTHZ2018 chromosome 7, ASM371156v2, whole genome shotgun sequence genomic segment:
- the alpi.1 gene encoding alkaline phosphatase, intestinal, tandem duplicate 1: MLAPCCGVPRFLLVLLGPMLFAAGWAAAESQATLHELEKEPAYWDAQARATLGAALRLRPRDHQARNLILFLGDGMGVSTVSAARILRGQMEGGSGEETMLAMDTFPYVALSKTYSVDKQVADSASTATAYHCGVKANAKTLGLNANAVAYECNTTFGNEVYSVLRRAKAQGKSVGIVTTTRVQHASPAASYAHSVSRSWYSDSDLPESAIEQGCVDIAAQLVTNVDIDVILGGGRMYMTPRGTLDPEYPTSNSRKGDRNDKRNLIDVWLNAEPNKRSRYVWNKREFDEINIKTTDRLMGLFEPKDMKFEVFRNSTRDPSIVEMTEKAIQILSKNPNGYFLFVEGGRIDHGHHDSVAKLALTETVMFDRAIQRAAQLTRESDTLTVVTADHSHVFTFGGNTPRGNPIFGLAPKNADDGMPFTSILYANGPGYIHVNGSRENITMVDYNDDEYMQQAAVPLDAETHGGEDVAIYAKGPMAHLFHGVKEQNYIAHVMAYAACLEPYRTCPRTPTHSSSPAVKSPSNLLFFLLVLLLVLR, from the exons ATGCTCGCGCCGTGCTGCGGGGTCCCGCGTTTCCTGCTTGTCCTTCTGGGCCCCATGCTGTTTGCCGCGGGCTGGGCCGCAGCAGAGAGCCAAG CTACGCTGCACGAACTGGAGAAGGAGCCGGCGTACTGGGATGCTCAGGCTAGGGCGACCCTAGGCGCTGCgctgaggctccgcccccggGACCACCAGGCCAGGAACCTCATTCTCTTCCTCGGTGACG GGATGGGTGTGTCCACGGTGTCGGCAGCACGGATCCTGCGTGGTCAGATGGAGGGTGGATCAGGGGAGGAGACCATGCTGGCCATGGACACCTTCCCATATGTGGCCTTGTCAAAG ACCTACAGTGTGGACAAGCAGGTAGCAGACAGCGCGAGCACGGCCACAGCCTACCACTGTGGGGTGAAGGCCAACGCCAAGACCCTCGGGCTCAACGCCAACGCAGTGGCCTACGAGTGTAACACCACATTCGGTAACGAGGTCTATTCGGTGCTGCGGCGTGCTAAAGCACAAG GTAAATCAGTGGGGATTGTGACCACCACTCGTGTCCAGCATGCCTCTCCAGCCGCCTCTTATGCCCACTCCGTCAGCCGCTCCTGGTACAGTGACTCAGATCTCCCAGAaagcgccatcgaacagggatgCGTGGACATCGCAGCCCAGCTGGTCACCAATGTTGACATTGAT GTGATCCTGGGGGGAGGCAGGATGTACATGACGCCAAGAGGAACCCTGGACCCTGAATACCCGACGTCCAACTCTCGTAAGGGGGACCGCAACGACAAAAGGAACCTGATCGATGTGTGGCTGAACGCCGAGCCG AACAAGAGGTCGCGCTACGTTTGGAACAAGAGGGAGTTCGATGAGATAAACATCAAAACAACTGACCGGCTCATGG GTCTGTTCGAGCCAAAGGACATGAAATTCGAGGTGTTCCGGAACAGCACGCGGGATCCCTCCATCGTGGAGATGACAGAGAAAGCTATTCAGATCCTCAGCAAGAATCCTAACgggtacttcctgtttgtggaag GAGGGAGAATCGATCACGGCCACCACGACAGCGTAGCAAAGCTGGCGTTAACGGAAACGGTGATGTTCGATAGGGCCATCCAGCGAGCCGCTCAGCTGACCAGGGAGTCAGACACTCTCACCGTGGTCACCGCCGACCACTCCCACGTCTTCACCTTCGGCGGTAACACGCCCCGGGGGAACCCCATCTTTG GCCTGGCGCCCAAGAACGCAGACGACGGGATGCCTTTCACTAGCATCCTCTATGCCAACGGCCCGGGCTACATCCACGTAAACGGCAGCAGGGAGAACATCACAATGGTGGATTACA ACGACGATGAGTACATGCAGCAAGCCGCCGTCCCGCTGGACGCTGAGACGCACGGCGGCGAGGATGTGGCCATCTACGCCAAGGGCCCAATGGCTCACCTGTTTCACGGGGTGAAAGAGCAGAACTACATCGCACACGTCATGGCATACGCCGCCTGCTTGGAACCCTATAGGACTTGCCCACGCACCCCCACCCACTCCTCCAGCCCGGCCGTGAAGTCCCCTTCCAAcctcctgtttttcctgctggtaTTGCTGCTTGTCCTGAGAtga
- the srek1ip1 gene encoding protein SREK1IP1 isoform X2, which yields MRYWPIKDNVRAGCKKCGYPGHLTFECRNFVRVDPQKDIVLDVSSTSTEESEDDLDAAKPNEKQGRHGHFRKGTHDDRKKKHKRKKSGERTSRKRSASSSSDEETTKKKKGSRSRLSSDEDKQRKKKKVKSLKKKSKKNKKEHGKHHKKKLKRKHESSSSSSSSSESSDSD from the exons ATGAGATATT GGCCTATTAAGGACAACGTCAGAGCTGGCTGCAAGAAATGTGGATACC CTGGTCATTTGACCTTTGAGTGCAGAAATTTCGTCAGGGTTGACCCCCAGAAGGACATCGTTCTGGACGTGAGTAGCACCAGCACCGAGGAGAGCGAGGACGACCTGGATGCAGCTAAGCCAAATGAAAAACAGGGGCGGCACGGCCACTTTCGGAAAG GCACACATGATGACcggaaaaaaaagcacaaacgTAAGAAGAGCGGAGAGCGAACATCAAGGAAGAG ATCTGCTTCATCATCAAGTGACGAGGAGaccacaaagaagaagaagggcagCAGATCCCGCTTGTCATCtgatgaagacaagcagagaaagaaaaagaaggtgaAAAGCCtcaagaagaaaagtaaaaagaacaaaaaggaaCACGGGAAACATCACAAAAAGAAACTGAAGAGGAAACATGaatcgtcttcctcctcttcgaGCTCCAGTGAATCCTCAGATAGTGACTGA
- the srek1ip1 gene encoding protein SREK1IP1 isoform X1, whose translation MADIGPIKDNVRAGCKKCGYPGHLTFECRNFVRVDPQKDIVLDVSSTSTEESEDDLDAAKPNEKQGRHGHFRKGTHDDRKKKHKRKKSGERTSRKRSASSSSDEETTKKKKGSRSRLSSDEDKQRKKKKVKSLKKKSKKNKKEHGKHHKKKLKRKHESSSSSSSSSESSDSD comes from the exons ATGGCTGATATAG GGCCTATTAAGGACAACGTCAGAGCTGGCTGCAAGAAATGTGGATACC CTGGTCATTTGACCTTTGAGTGCAGAAATTTCGTCAGGGTTGACCCCCAGAAGGACATCGTTCTGGACGTGAGTAGCACCAGCACCGAGGAGAGCGAGGACGACCTGGATGCAGCTAAGCCAAATGAAAAACAGGGGCGGCACGGCCACTTTCGGAAAG GCACACATGATGACcggaaaaaaaagcacaaacgTAAGAAGAGCGGAGAGCGAACATCAAGGAAGAG ATCTGCTTCATCATCAAGTGACGAGGAGaccacaaagaagaagaagggcagCAGATCCCGCTTGTCATCtgatgaagacaagcagagaaagaaaaagaaggtgaAAAGCCtcaagaagaaaagtaaaaagaacaaaaaggaaCACGGGAAACATCACAAAAAGAAACTGAAGAGGAAACATGaatcgtcttcctcctcttcgaGCTCCAGTGAATCCTCAGATAGTGACTGA